The Muribaculum intestinale genome includes the window ATATCGCAGAACAGATCATGCTCCAGGGCGGCGACTATCTGATGGCGCTTAAAGACAATCAGCCGATACTCAAGAGCTTGACGGAAAGTATCTTTAGTAGGACTACTCCATTATCGGTATACACAACCGAGGAAAAGGGGCACGGAAGAGTTGAGAAGAGAACCTGTTCAATTATGGATACGACACTTTTGGAACAGGAGGGAATGTACGAGAAGTGGCCCGGTCTTAAACGTATCATAAAGATGGAGCGTGAGCGTACTGAGAACGGTGCCCGCTCGCGTGAAACAATCTACTATCTCAGCAGCGTGGAGAAAGATGAGGCTTCTTACTATGCGATGCGTATTCGTGCGCACTGGGGTATCGAGAACAAACTGCACTGGCATCTCGACGTGACGTTTCGGGAAGATATGTGCCGCGTACGCGCCAAGAATGGCGCTGTCAATTTTTCAGCGATGCGCAAGTATGCATTGGAAATGCTTAAAAAGCAGAACGATAAACTCAGCCTTAAACGAAGACGCAAAAAATGTATGTGGAGCACTGAATATCTGTACAAAGTCTTTAAGGATAGTTAAATCTCATGCGCCAGCCCTGAGGAAAAATATATCACCGAGAACGTCAACGACTTTCTTGAAGGCATCAAATGGCAGGAGGTAAAGAAGGAGTATCTGACGCTCGACGAGATGAAAATCCTTGATGCTACCGAGTGTGAGGTGCCTATCCTCAAACAAGCATCTATGTTCGGTCTGTTTACCGGATTACGTCTTAGCGACCTGTTGAAGCTCCGATGGGATAATATTGAGCGAAGCCCGGACGGTGGCCACTGCATACGCCTATGCACTGAAAAGACAGAGACAGAAGCGACATTACCAGTAAGTGAAGAGGCTCTGAAATATTGCGGTGAGCGTGGTGAAGGACTTATCTTCAAAGGTTTCAAGCGTTCAATGGCGCAACAGCCTTTCAAGAAATGGGTCAAAGCAACCGGAATCGAGAAAAAACTGTCGTTCCATTGTCTGCGCCACTCGTTTGCCACAATCCTTATCTCATTGGGCATCGACGTATACGTGGTATCAAAGATGTTAACCCATCGTAGCGTAAGAACTACTCAAATTTACGCCGATGTCGTAAGCGAGAAAAAACGCGAGGCATCCAACGCCATCACTCTGAAATAATAATAAGATAGACCGGGATGATTGCCTTGTCAGCATTGTCTCGGTCTATTATTTTCTATCTTTTAGCTCCTTTGCCAAATAATTCTGAATGAGAGCCAAGTCGCACCAAATCAATATCATTGGTAGTCTGATCAATCCAAATTAGCAGAAAATCTCCTTGAATGTGGCATTCCATGCAGCCCGCATAATCACTTGTCAGCATATGCGGTTTGTAAATCGCTGGAATTGGCAATTCATTTTCCAACAGTCGTAAAACTTCAAGTAATGCCTCTGCTTTCTTTGGGTTATTTCTAATCCTCTTTAAGTCCTTTTTATATTGAGTCGAAGGGTGTAGTTTCTTCATAATCCCATAGACTTAAACATAGCTTCTACTGAGGATGTATCAACCGGCGGCACGTCACGGAGTTTTCCGCTACGAGCCTCTTCAATGGCTGCTTTAGTAACTTCGTTGGGTTCATTATACGCTACATCAAGCAACACACACTCAACAAAATTATTAAGACTGCGATGCTCTCTTTTTGCCATCTCTTTGAGACGTTCTATCAGGTCAACGCTCAGACGGAACATTGTTGCCTTTTTCTGAATTGCTGCTTCCATAGTGCTATCATTTTGTTTGCAAAGATAAAACAAATATATAACACAAACAAATCCATCACGAAGAAAGTTGCTCACCCGATTGAAATTCATCTTGTGAAAGTTGATGAACAATCAAAAGTGTTACTGTGTTTTAACCTTGTTTGCATAACTCATCATTTTTTTAAGACTATACGAAAACAATTACGCGAATGAAAGACCTATTCAAAGGCCATCATCCATGGTTGCTTGTGCTGGTGATTGCTGTCGATATTTTCTCAGCACTGACCATCCGCCACTCTATTTTATCAAAAGGAGAATCAGAATTCAATGCTAACGTTTTCTTTTTTATTGTCATTGTCGCCGGACTTGCACTATATGCTTTGCTCGTCGAATTTCTTTCAGGCAAAGATATGCCGCTAATCGGCGAAACAGAAGAAAAGGAAGCTAAGATTGTACAGCAGATTCCTGTATCGCAACCGGTTATTGACATCAATTCATCCACTCCACAGGCCAAAGAAAAGCCCTTATCTCGTGGTGATTTTGAGGATATGATGCTTAATGTTGTAACTAAATTGCGGCAAGAAACGGCAATCCCACCGGAAGCATCATTAAAGAAACATGATGAGACCGGAGTCGTATCCTTCAACATAAATGACATGAAGGAATCAGCCGCATCTCTGGTACAGTCGCAGGAAGACGCCAAATATCGGTTTGCCTGCGAATACACCGCCGAGAAACTAGGTCCATATGTCAAACCTTGTGATTTGGAAAAGCTGTTTTTCCGTTTGGGATTGTTTCAAAGAGCATCGTCTCCAAACTGGGATTCACGTACTCCGGAGGAAATCGAGGCTAATATACCGGCTGCAAGAATCGAGGTCGCATCACCGATAGAGAAGTGGTCATTATTGCATTTTGGCTGGAACATGGGAAGACTATTTGGCAAACCTAATAATTTTATTAACCATTTTCTAAAGACCACGTTCCATTACCACCTTGATGGTCTTTCAGATAATCAACTACCAAAGAAGCTCAAGCAAAATCCTCTTCAAGGCGTAATCAAAATTGAGGAACGTTTTGACAAAGGTCTAACAATAGCGGATTATAATATCTGCATCTAACATTTGAAAAGGGACCCAGGTAGAGCAATTGAAAAGGGACCCACCCCATGGGTAAGTTCAACCGGATATCGTTGATTAGAAAGAACGACATCAACGATTCCACAAAATGCTACACATGGAGGAAAAAACATCCATTATTCTGTCTCATCGCCGCGAGTGCATCTAACATTTGAAAAGGGACCCAGGTAGAGCAATTGAAAAGGGACCCACCCCATGGGTAAGTTCAACCGGATATCGTTGATTAGAAAGAACGACATCAACGATTCCACAAAATGCTACACATGGAGGAAAAAACATCCATTATTCTGTCTCATCGCCGCGAGGGGATGAGCATCCGCGAGATAGCGCGCCGCAACGGCATGAGCCGCAAGACCGTGCGCAAGTATCTGCGCGAGTTCGAGAGAGAGGCCGGCCCGTCACCGACAGAGCGGGAGGTTGACGATTATCTGCTGACCAGGCCGAAGTATGACAGCAGCGGACGCGTCAGGCGTGTTGTGACCGATGATGTCCGCCGTCGCATCGATGGTTTTATCGCCCGCAACCGGGAGAACGTCGCTGCCGGATTGCACAAGCAGCAGATGCGCAAGCTCGATATGTGGCGACGTCTTCAGGACGATGGCGTGCGTATCGCCTATTCCACAGTATGTCAGTATGTCCGTGCGCTGGAGGCAGCGCCGAAGTCGCAAGAAAAGCCTGCAAAGGCATATATCCGTCAGGACTATGAGCCTGGATTCCGTTGCGAGTTCGACTGGGGCGTGCTTACCCTGTGGATCGGTGGAGTCAGGACTCGCCTTCACATGGCGGTATTCACCCTCGACCACAGCAATATGCGCAAGGCATATCTGTTTTCGCGCGAAGATACCCTGGCTCTTATGGAAGCCCACCGCAACTGCTTCCGGGAGTTGGGGGGCACCCCGCGCGTGATGGCCTATGACAACATGCGTACCGCCGTAAAGAAGTTCCTCGGGCGCGACCGCGAGCACACGGATGCGCTGCTGCGCATGGAGGTACACTACTGTTTCACACCCCATTTCTGCAACCCTCGCTCGGGATGGGAAAAAGGCAAGGTGGAACGTTCGGTGGAATATATCCGGCGTCGTGCATTCTCGTTCGAGGTCCGGTTTGACTCCCTGGATGCCGCGCAGACGCATCTGGCGGCAGTCTGCGACAGGCTCAACACAGAGGCGTCCAACATGTCGGCGGAAGAAAAACGCCTGCGCATACAGGCCGATCTGGCGGCGCTACGTCCGTTGGACCACGGTGACATCGGCTGCTTCGAGCAGCGGCTGTACCGCGTCGGAAAGTATTCAACGATAACCGTTGACGGAGTGCACTACTCTGTGCCCGACCGTCTGGTGGGCTCGCAGGTGGCGGTAAAGCTGTATTCCGAGCGCATCGTGGTGCTTTACGGACGCGACAAGGTGGCCAATCATGCCCGAAGCCGACGCTCCGGCGACTGGGTCATCGACCTGATGCATTATCTGGGTACATTCCTGCGCAAACCGGCCGCTCTGGGGCGGTCTGTGGCTCTGCAACAGGTACATCCGTCGGTGGCGGCGCTTTACCGCGAACACTTCCGCGAGTCTCCGCGAAGCTTCATAGAACTGCTTGTGTTCACCCGCGACAACAATCTGGCATACACTGACATCGTCCGTGCCGCCACAAGTCTTTCGTCCCGCGGGCTCCAGCGCCTCTCATCTGAACAGATACAGGCTCAGATGATCTCGGCGGAAGGACATATGCAGTCAACCGCCGATATCGCGGCAACGAACGTTCCCGACCCGCAACAGGCTGAAATAGAAAGTTCGGCAAGCCATACCCTTGACATGCTTTCATCATTTATGGAATATACCCGCGCATCGCAGGCAGACTGAATACCCCCCCAAAAAACAACCAATACACTGAATGACAATGACAGACATACATGAAACAGACCGTGACGGACTTCGGGAGCTCATTCGCTCATGCGCTTTCGACCTTAAACTCCCGCTTGTGCGGCGCGACATCGACCTGCTTATACAGCAGAGCGCCGACGAACAATGGAACCTATGGCGGTTTACAGCCGAACTGCTCCGGCGCGAAAAAGAGAACCGCTCTGAAAACCAGCGCCGTCACCGCATCAAAAACGCAGGGTTCCCGCAACTTCGCTATCTTAACGAAATCGACACCGACGCTCTGCCCGCCGATGCCCGGAAAGCGCTCCCGACACTCGAGACACTCGACTTCATCAAAAACGGACGCAACCTCATTCTATACGGCAATCCCGGAACAGGCAAGACTCATCTGGCGACAGCTCTCGGTATCGCCGCATGTAATGCCGGACACTCGGTGCTGTTCACATCCGTGCCAAGACTGCTCACGCAGATACGCGAGTGCCGCAACGCTTTGACACTCCGGTCGCTGGAAAACAAGTTCGAGAGATACGACATGGTCATCTGTGATGAGTTCGGATACGTCTCCTGCGACAAGGCCGGCGCAGAGATGCTCTTTAACCATCTCTCCCTCCGCACCGACAAGAAGACGACCGTCGTCACAACCAATCTCGCCTTCAACCGCTGGAACGAGATTATTGACGACAAAGTACTGGTCACCGCAATGGTAGACCGCCTGACCCACAAGGCTATACTGCTTAACATGACAGGCAAATCATACCGCATGAAAGAAACTCAGGAAATGATGACTCAACAAATATAATTATCTTTGCATCCCCATCCCGGGTGGTCCCCTTTTCAAATGCTATCCGGGTCCCTTTTCAAATGTTAGATACAGGAAGTGAGGCGGTATGCTTTCAACTTTCCATGATAAATGAGCTGATAGACCGCATTTCGTTTTACTCCCATAAGGTCAGCGGTCTATTGAACTGACAGATACGCCCTATGAATTACCGATTCTTCTCTTTGGCGGATGATTGTTTCGATCACCATCGCTTCAGTCTCTTGTTTTCGTTTGTGTCTCTGTCGGTCTTTGTAAGCGTGTTCCGCACATCGCTTGCAGCAGAAGCGGGTGGAGCATTTTTGAGCTTCAAACTCCTTTCCGCACCACTCACAGATTTTTTTGATTCTGATGGTTGAGGTTGCCATTTTTGAACATTTTTTGAGCCGCTCACGGAGCCGATTATGTATCCCTACGTATTTCTACGTATCCCATTGTATACATGTGTCCACAATAGGAAGGAGCGACTTGTTCCGACCGTGGACGAGCAACAAATGTGGTTCAAAAATGGAGTGAAAAACAGGTAGAAACGAGTTCTACCGATTAAACCGCCGACAGCCGGACACAAGAAAAGGCGCTCAAACTGAACGCCTTAATACTTATCTATACTTATAGTTGCCTGTCTTTAACTGCCGGTCACTTTCCGATGCACACTATATAATCAGCTAATGAACAGCGAGTTAACCTCTTAAAAGGTACAGATGGTGGATGTGCTAAGTCGCTTACTTTCAATGATTTATTGTGTAATTGAATTTTGAAAGTGCAATTCGCTTGCAATCAGCGTTTTCGGGCAATTTGTCTGTACCGCTATGTTCTTGTTTCCGAGAGACAAATCCGTAAGGATTCGCGAGTGGGCTTGAAGCGTATGTCGGCGAAGCCGGTGCGCGGTGGCGAAGCCATCAAGAACCACCGCAAAGTTATACAAAATCACAGAAACTACAAAATAATCATGGTAAAAATTTGAATTATTCTCCGTAAATTTAAGGGGAATATTTGGTGGTTTAGCTGCAAATGACTAACTTCGCGGTATGAGAAGAACCGTAAGACATGGTGCCTATATATGGCAACGGAAGGATTGGCCGGAGTTCCGCTGGGACTCCGATGCGTTGCTTGAACCGCTTAGCCGGCTCAGTCAGTTGCATGGACTCCTTAACGGCAGGATGTCGATGCTTGGATTCAATGAGAAGTGTCGGTCGCTGTTGTCGGCAATGACTGAGGAGTTGATAAGTTCTTCGGAAATCGAGGGCGTGTTGCTCAATCCGAATTCAGTGCGTAGCAGTATCGCCCGACGGCTCGGTATCGAGGATGACGGATTATTGGTTGAGGATCATTATGTCGAAGGATTGGTTGATGTGATGCTCGACGCCGTGCGTAATTGCAGGAAGCCATTGACAGATGAACGATTGTTCGATTGGCACGCTGCTTTGTTTCCGTTTGGGCGAAGCGGTATGCTCAGAATCACAGTTGCCGATTGGCGGAAGGGTGAGGAGCCGATGCAGGTAGTGTCCGGTGCTTTCGGGCATGAGAAAGTACATTATGAGGCTCCGCCATCGGATGCTGTTCCGGCTGAGATGGAGCGGTTGATTGAGTGGTGTAACACGGTCAATCAGTCTCCGTTCATTATGGCTGCTGTGGCGCACTTGTGGTTCGTTACCATCCATCCGTTTGATGACGGCAATGGTCGCATAAGCCGCACGCTTGCGGATATGCTACTTGCCCGGCTTGATGAAGATTCGGCGCGATATTACAGCATGTCGGCTGAAATAAACCGCAACAAGAAGGCATATTATGAGGTGCTTGAACGGACTCAGAAAGGAGACCTTGATATAACTGAATGGATGCTGTGGTTCTTCGGCTGTCTTGAAAATGCCATCGTTCGTGCATCTGGCATCATCGAGCGCACATTGCAGAAAGCGGCATATTGGGATGAGTTCCGCGATGTTAAAATAAATGAGCGTCAGCGCAAGGTAATCAACCGTCTGTGGGATGGCTTTGAGGGAAAACTGACATCCTCAAAATGGGCGAAGATTTGCGGTTGCTCGCAAGACACAGCGTTGCGCGACATCAACGACCTTATAGCCAAAGGTATGCTCCGCAATAGCGGTGAAGGAGGCCGCAGTGCCAACTACCTCCTGCCGGAATAATCACTTGCCTTTGAGTTTCTTCTGCTCGGCCTCGAATGCTTCGAGGAAATGTATCTCTACAGGCGAAAGTTGATACTGGGTGCGTTCGCGGAAGCGGTCGTATTCCGTGTCTGCTTTGAGTTTCGCGACCTCGGCTGAGACCGTTCCGGCATGGGTCAAGAGTTCTTTGCCTGAAAGCGTCAGGAAATCATCGAGTTTCTTGATCCAGTCCTTCATATACATCGGCACATGGCTCTTCGCTTGCAGTTCGGCAAAGTCGAGGTATAGGTTGACGATACGGTTGAGCATATCTACCTCCTCTTCCGTCAGATAGTTCTTGGCAATCTCCGCTTCATGCTTGGTAGGCATCGCACCGCGCCATGTCGTTAGTCCCATGAAATCCTTATCGGCATCGGCGCGTTGGAATATGACCTCAGCGGCGGTATGACCGTGAGCCGAGAAGTGCATCTTGTTCTGCACTGTCTTGAAGAACCGCTGTGTGGCCTCAGTACGAGGGTCATAGTCAATGCTGAGGGCATAAATTTCCAGTACCTTACGGTAGAACACCTTTTCAGAACTGCGAATGTCGCGGATTCTTGACAGCAGTTCATCGAAATAGTTGCCCTGTCCGGCATTTTTAAGTAGCTCGTCATTCAGTACAAATCCCTTAATCATGTACTCCTTCAACACCTGCGTAGCCCACTGTCGGAACTGCACGCCACGATGAGAATTGACCCTGTACCCGACACTGATAATCATGTCAAGATTGTAGTATGCAATGTTGCGCTCAACCTTTCGCTGCCCTTCATTCTGAACAGTTGCAAAAAATGCAACTGTTCGATTCTGCTTCAATTCACCGCTTTCAAAGACATTTTTGATATGTCTTGAAATAGTTGACTTATTGCGCTGAAACAACTCAGCCATTTGGTCCGCAGATAACCACACAGTCTCATTGGCAAGCCGAACCTCAATCTTCGCCTCGCCCCCTTGCGTCTGGTATAATATTATTTGACCGGTATCCATTATTGCTTCAATTAGAGGTTATCGCCACTTTTATAACGTTGTCGCGGCGGTTTTCAAATAGGTTGTAGGCCTCCTCAATCTGTGAGAAGGGGAAGGTATGGGTTATCAGTGGGGTAGTGTCAATCTTACCTTCCGAGATAAGTCGCAGAATTTCACCACAGTCGCAACCATCTACTCCACCGGTCTTGAACGTCAGATTCTTACCATACATATCCGGCAATGGCAACACCTGTGGCTGGTCATAAAGAGCCACAACAGTAACAATCGCATTAGGTCTCGCCGCTTGCCAAGCCAACTGGAAAGTATCTTCCGCACCGGCAACTTCAATCACACGATCAGCACCGCCATGCTCCGAAAGTTGCAAAGTTCCCGTCAAACAATCCTCTGGTGAAACGATAACCACATCAGGATAATGCCTCTTGACAAAATCCTGACGCGCCGCATCTTTCTCGCACACAATAATCCGCTTAGGATTATAAAGTCTAACGCACTGCAAAGTGCAGAGCCCGGTCGGACCCGCACCGATAATCAGCACCGTATCACCTTGGCCAATCTCCGAAATCTTAGCCGCCCAGTAGCCCGTAGCAAGAATGTCCCCGACAAACAGAGCCTGCTCATCGCTCACATTATCCGGAATCACGGTCAGACCATTGTCGGCAAACGGTACGCGGACAAACTCCGTCTGTCCGCCATCAATCCGGCAACCAAGAGCCCATCCGCCATTCGGGTCAGTGCAATTGTTCACCCACCCATGACGGCAGAAAAAACACTCACCGCAGAATGTCTCCACATTAACCGCCACACGGTCGCCCGGCCTCACCTTAGTGACGGCATCGCCGACACTCTCTACCACGCCGACCATCTCATGCCCGACAGTAATTCCCGGCACAGCTCTCGGCACGCTCCCATGCTTGATATGCAAATCAGAAGTGCAGATACTGCTCATAGTCACCTTCACCACAGCATCCGTGGCTGCGGAAATTACTGGCTTCGCCTTCTCCGTCACATCAAACCGACCTATCTCAATATATGTCAATGCTTTCATATAATCATATCAGTGAATCTAATAGCATAATCAATAAATTTTCCTAAATAAAGAATCTATAGTCAAATGTACTATTAGGATAGTGTGTTAAGAGGCGTCCTACTTGTGCTACGACATTTGACGTCGAAACTGTAGCAGGAATTTTACTATAGAAATTAAAGGTATTCCAATCCATTTTGGTAAAAGAAAGGACCTCCGATGCAATAGTTTCTATATCAGTAGATCCGTAGCATCTTTTTATTCGTAGAGGAGACGGAATTGCTCTTCCTCCTGCATAATACAATCTCCCTTGTTGCACGGACGGTACAGACCCATGAGTCCACAACAATATCTCTTGATTGGAAATCTGAATGCAGACACCCCGCTTAAGAGGATAGCCATCCGTATAGATTCCGTATGAATTGGCAATTTGAGACACTGCTTTAATATTAGCTTCTTCGGTAATTGAGATGAGGTCAATTTCTGTCACACCACCCATAGCCAAAGACTTCCTCAATCCATTTATTTCAGTTGGTTGAAAAGGCGTTCTCTTATGAATGACAACTCTTTTGGGAAAGCGTTCCATTGATTCATGAAACAAGTCAAGAATGGATAAACCAAATTTATAAGCCTCATTCTCAGATAAGTATGGATTCTTTCGGTCTATCCATAGGGGATTTTCCACTTGCCTTAATTTGTATTTTAAACCATGACCTTGGTTGTTATACAGATGACTACAACCGATAACAAGCTGCTCCCCTTTGGCTTTCCTTTGGTCAATACTAAATCCTATACCGGCATAGGTCGTATCATAATTTAGGTTGGTCAATGACCATGGGAGACGTTGAGCTTTCACGAATAAGGCAAGAGATAGCCACCACCTTTTTTCACAATCCATTGACTCTGAAAGAGTCTTTTCTTCTATAAATTGAGTCGTTATCCTTGATTGTGCCCCAAACGCTTTTACATAATTGTGCAAATTAAACGCTTCGTTAGATGTAATTTCCTCTTTTAATGATTCCCATCCGTTGGGTATAAAGATAATTACGGTGAAATTAGGATAGTTCTCACTAATTTTTTTGAGAATTCGCAGACTTTAGACGCTAACACACGGGCATCTTGCTGAGCGTCATTGCATTTAATCCATCTATTCTTATCATTGGGCGATGGAATATCCAGAGGGGTGGAATAAGCGTTCTCAAACCCAGGATATGGTTGGATATAATCGTTATACCTTGGATTGCATGATTGGTTTAGTTTCAAAAGAAAGCGATGAAGCCGTTCGGAATAAGATATAGGACAAATCACGCCTAAATATATTGGGTAATTGTGCCCTTCTCCAAGAATCCTCTCTAAAGGTTGCCCCAAAGAGAGACCTCTCATGGGATTGGAGTCTTCCAAAAGTGATTCACCCATCTTGTCGACGAACAATAATTTTGGCTCTGACAATCTTTTCCCACTCCAAATTTCTCTTTTTGTGAGGGTGAATTTTGGTTCTACGCTTTCAGGATCATATATCCCTCCGAATGCACTGTTATTGCCAAGAGTGAAGTTGCATTCATTAGAAATATTAGAAATTCCGATTGGGATATTCCAACTTAATCGATTTCCACCAAATATCATATTTTCCCAATTGGAAATTTTCGAATCAAACTCTTTATTTCTTAAACCATCTATGTATTTGCGAACAATGTTTTGCTTTTGAACTTTGTCATAGTTGTCTTCTCTAATAAAATAAATCGTGGGGGAAAATGATGTGAGTAAAAATACATCTCCTTCTTTATGGAAAAGATTGACTCTTACCCCTTCAAAGCCCTTACCCGCAAACCTACGTTTACTATCCCAAATAATTCGCTTGCTATATGAGGGCTGCAAGTTTGGCTTCAATGAAGTTATCCCGAATATAACAGCCTTGGTCAAGAGATTTTTTAAGATGCTATTGGAAAGTGGGAAAGCGGGCATTTGAACTTGTTCAATAGTATCAGGTGACGATATTTTGAACGAGTCCGTTAATTGAGACAATGTTCCTAAGGCATATAATTGATTTCCACTAGGTGTGCAAACGATGTGATAATTTTGTAAAATTTCTTTCAGATTGTTTAATACCTCTGCATCGAGCCGAGTTGTATCTATTTGATAATAGAACTTTGGAATTTGGAGTGGATAGAGATTGAATTTGAGCTTGGAGTTAAACAGGGTTCCCGTATTCAGAAGAACTGGAGAAACCGTGGTCCCCAACGAAATCGTCTGATTTTTAATATTCTCGATGATGGTGCGTTTATCTAAATCATCATAGAAGCAGTTCTCCATTATCGAAAGCATCACTTCATCAAAACCTGCTGACGGAACAAAAAAAGCATCTCTTTTATTATTGCGAGCTTCTATTATCAAATCCCTTACTGATTCTGGAATATAGTTGCCATATCCAATCCAAAACAATTTTCCACTTCCTGGTTGAGAAAATGCGTTCTTTAATGCAGACATCAATGATTTATCACGGCCGCTATATCCCAATACTACTAAAGTATTGGTTGAAAGATGAGATTGTAGACACTTTTGAAAACTCTCTACTTGGTTATCGAGTTCTCTTGATGAGTTTTTTAAACTAGAAAACTTATAATCCCCATGCAATGCAACATATAGAAGGTCGGCAGAAGTAGGTCTAGAATATATAAGATCTGCCGTGTCTATGTTTATATTTACACACGAGACATCAACCTTGTGGGCTGCTCTTTCAACTAGGCCGTCAAAATTGGTGCTCCAGATGGAGGATACCCTTCCAAAACGAAAAAGTTCGATTAGAAGTTTATATCCTATTGCAGGTTTGGCATTTCTTGATAATTGAGCGAAGTATTCTCTTCTGTCTGATTCTAACGGATATGCTATCTCTACATAGCGTTCATACTCGGAGGAATCTCCCAATGGAGGAAATTCACCAGTACTGTCTAACCAACGTTGAATTGTGTTTTGAACTGATTCTTGACGAACATCAAAAATAGGGGCAATTACCTTGTTGCGAGAGGAATATATGGCCTTTTTCCAATCCCATATACACTGCTGCGCAGAAGGTAATCCCGAGGATATTGAGCATCCAGCACCAAGCAGAAAAGCATGCTTTCCGCTCAATGTCAACTTAAATGATCTCAAAAATGCGTCAAATGGCAAATATAATTCATTGTCGTTTTCCATACAAACTGCATTGTGTTATGGGACAATCAAGTCCGAAAGATTACTGTATTGCGCATCGTATCGTTCCTCTTTTACGTCGAATGGCTTACGTTGGCAGTCAAGAGCCGAGGAGTCCAATTCGTTATGAGTATCAATATCCAATAGCGCATAGAGATAGACTATCTCTGTGTCTGGAATGGGCTTTTTTATGTTGGTAGTAGATAGGAAGAAGTCTTCCGGAATTCTGTCTTTGGGAACAAAACGCACTGATTCTCGAAGTACAAAGAGATGTTGACCGGTTTGGTGTCGTTTATGAAATAGAACAGAGCCAATATTAGTGGCATTTGCCAAAATATCCATTCCATCGGGTGTGTATTTAATTGGCACCGCAACTTTCCCTAATTCCATAAATTTGAGTGATCGAGAATCGTAATTCTCCATCATAACCA containing:
- a CDS encoding ISAs1 family transposase codes for the protein MQIEIFSKVKDPRDLGKVKHELEDVLRMALIGVLCDCEDCDDISDMVTDREEEFKAAGLLKLSNGVPCGDTILRVVESVNPAQLRASLDCCRGHIIESLCGNQVIIDGKKLRGENPRSPGCHGLYILNAWVSETEICVAEKPVDGKTNELTVLPSVLSSLWLTGALVSVDAMGTHRNIAEQIMLQGGDYLMALKDNQPILKSLTESIFSRTTPLSVYTTEEKGHGRVEKRTCSIMDTTLLEQEGMYEKWPGLKRIIKMERERTENGARSRETIYYLSSVEKDEASYYAMRIRAHWGIENKLHWHLDVTFREDMCRVRAKNGAVNFSAMRKYALEMLKKQNDKLSLKRRRKKCMWSTEYLYKVFKDS
- a CDS encoding site-specific integrase, whose amino-acid sequence is MKILDATECEVPILKQASMFGLFTGLRLSDLLKLRWDNIERSPDGGHCIRLCTEKTETEATLPVSEEALKYCGERGEGLIFKGFKRSMAQQPFKKWVKATGIEKKLSFHCLRHSFATILISLGIDVYVVSKMLTHRSVRTTQIYADVVSEKKREASNAITLK
- a CDS encoding type II toxin-antitoxin system YafQ family toxin yields the protein MKKLHPSTQYKKDLKRIRNNPKKAEALLEVLRLLENELPIPAIYKPHMLTSDYAGCMECHIQGDFLLIWIDQTTNDIDLVRLGSHSELFGKGAKR
- a CDS encoding ribbon-helix-helix protein, CopG family, yielding MEAAIQKKATMFRLSVDLIERLKEMAKREHRSLNNFVECVLLDVAYNEPNEVTKAAIEEARSGKLRDVPPVDTSSVEAMFKSMGL
- the istA gene encoding IS21 family transposase; translation: MLHMEEKTSIILSHRREGMSIREIARRNGMSRKTVRKYLREFEREAGPSPTEREVDDYLLTRPKYDSSGRVRRVVTDDVRRRIDGFIARNRENVAAGLHKQQMRKLDMWRRLQDDGVRIAYSTVCQYVRALEAAPKSQEKPAKAYIRQDYEPGFRCEFDWGVLTLWIGGVRTRLHMAVFTLDHSNMRKAYLFSREDTLALMEAHRNCFRELGGTPRVMAYDNMRTAVKKFLGRDREHTDALLRMEVHYCFTPHFCNPRSGWEKGKVERSVEYIRRRAFSFEVRFDSLDAAQTHLAAVCDRLNTEASNMSAEEKRLRIQADLAALRPLDHGDIGCFEQRLYRVGKYSTITVDGVHYSVPDRLVGSQVAVKLYSERIVVLYGRDKVANHARSRRSGDWVIDLMHYLGTFLRKPAALGRSVALQQVHPSVAALYREHFRESPRSFIELLVFTRDNNLAYTDIVRAATSLSSRGLQRLSSEQIQAQMISAEGHMQSTADIAATNVPDPQQAEIESSASHTLDMLSSFMEYTRASQAD
- the istB gene encoding IS21-like element helper ATPase IstB, which gives rise to MTDIHETDRDGLRELIRSCAFDLKLPLVRRDIDLLIQQSADEQWNLWRFTAELLRREKENRSENQRRHRIKNAGFPQLRYLNEIDTDALPADARKALPTLETLDFIKNGRNLILYGNPGTGKTHLATALGIAACNAGHSVLFTSVPRLLTQIRECRNALTLRSLENKFERYDMVICDEFGYVSCDKAGAEMLFNHLSLRTDKKTTVVTTNLAFNRWNEIIDDKVLVTAMVDRLTHKAILLNMTGKSYRMKETQEMMTQQI
- a CDS encoding Fic family protein, which produces MRRTVRHGAYIWQRKDWPEFRWDSDALLEPLSRLSQLHGLLNGRMSMLGFNEKCRSLLSAMTEELISSSEIEGVLLNPNSVRSSIARRLGIEDDGLLVEDHYVEGLVDVMLDAVRNCRKPLTDERLFDWHAALFPFGRSGMLRITVADWRKGEEPMQVVSGAFGHEKVHYEAPPSDAVPAEMERLIEWCNTVNQSPFIMAAVAHLWFVTIHPFDDGNGRISRTLADMLLARLDEDSARYYSMSAEINRNKKAYYEVLERTQKGDLDITEWMLWFFGCLENAIVRASGIIERTLQKAAYWDEFRDVKINERQRKVINRLWDGFEGKLTSSKWAKICGCSQDTALRDINDLIAKGMLRNSGEGGRSANYLLPE
- a CDS encoding virulence RhuM family protein, which gives rise to MDTGQIILYQTQGGEAKIEVRLANETVWLSADQMAELFQRNKSTISRHIKNVFESGELKQNRTVAFFATVQNEGQRKVERNIAYYNLDMIISVGYRVNSHRGVQFRQWATQVLKEYMIKGFVLNDELLKNAGQGNYFDELLSRIRDIRSSEKVFYRKVLEIYALSIDYDPRTEATQRFFKTVQNKMHFSAHGHTAAEVIFQRADADKDFMGLTTWRGAMPTKHEAEIAKNYLTEEEVDMLNRIVNLYLDFAELQAKSHVPMYMKDWIKKLDDFLTLSGKELLTHAGTVSAEVAKLKADTEYDRFRERTQYQLSPVEIHFLEAFEAEQKKLKGK